A single window of Nicotiana sylvestris chromosome 3, ASM39365v2, whole genome shotgun sequence DNA harbors:
- the LOC138888053 gene encoding uncharacterized protein: MKKLKETGPMVPKDRKKYSDIDRKTVEKNYRAKKILVYGIGPDEYNRVSTCDTAKEIWEVLKTTHEGTTQVKQSNIDMLTTEYELFRMNYDESIQDMHTRFTFIINKLHSLGDVIPKNKLVRKILSILPGSWESKVNAITEAKDL, translated from the coding sequence ATGAAGAAGCTTAAAGAAACGGGACCAATGGTGCCGAAAGACAGAAAAAAGTACAGTGATATTGACAGAAAAAccgtagaaaagaactatcgcgccaagaaaatcttggtatATGGTATAGGACCCGATGAGTACAATAGAGTCTCAACTTGTgatactgccaaagaaatatgggaagtgTTGAAAACCAcacacgaaggaactactcaggttaaGCAGTCCAATATTGACATGCTCACCACAGAGTATGAGCTTTTCAGGATGAATTATGATGAGTCTATACAGgatatgcacaccagattcacATTCATCATAAATAagcttcattcacttggagatgttattcccaaaaacaagcttgtaaggaaaatcctTAGTATTCTACCTggttcttgggaaagtaaggtaaatgccattactgaagctaaagatctataa